TATAGTTAAAATATATCCGAATCCTGCATTTAGTCATATAACTGTTGAATTTTCAAATACTTCTACCGTCAGTTATATAGAGCTAACGGATTTAACCGGAAGAACTGTTTTAAAAGAGATTAAACCGGTAAATACATATAATTCAGACGGCTATTCAAAGTATAATCTTGACTTAAGTAATTTTGCTTCCGGAATGTATATTTTGAATGTTACCTTAGAAGATGGCGAAAGTATTCATTCAAAAATTGATTTGATTAATTAATCTTTTTTTAAGAAGTTACCAATTTTTTTGAATAAACCTGCAGAAGGCACTTTTGCAGGTTTTTCGGGTTCTCCTAAAAGGTAGCCATAGGGTTTTAGCGGGTCAATTTGGTCAAAAATTATCTTAAGCATTGCTAATAGCGGGATAAAGAGAATCATTCCGACAAAGCCCCAAATTAGTGCGCCTATAAAAATGATTAATAGCGTCATTAAAGGGTTCATGCTAACCTTACTGCCTACAATTTTAGGTGTAAAAAAATTACTTTCCATTAATTGTATCACATAAAAGGAAAGAAAAACACCAAATGGTATCCACAAGCTTTCATGGGTGATAAAAGTATAAGAGATAGGTATTATTGAACCGATTAGCGGACCGACAAATGGAATAACATTAAGTATAGCAGCAAAGGCAGCAAATAAGAGGGCATTTTCAACCCCAAGTAAAGTTAAAGCGATGCTATTTAAGACAAACAGAATCAATATGACAAAAAACATTCCTGATAGATAATTAAATATCACGCCCCGGACTTTTAAAACGGTTTCTCTAATTTTTTCCGGTTTATCTACTTCTCCAAAAGCTTTTAATAAAAACTCATATAGAAAATCACGATAAAAAAGGAGTAAAACAAGATATACAGGGATCATGAAGGCAACAGTCAGATTGCCCGCAGTAGATATTATACCCCCGGTAATTACTGTTATATTTTCTTGAATGAAATCAAAAATCCCTACCCGGCTAAAGGATACAGAACTCAAGTCTATATACTCTTCAATGGGTGATTTAAGATGTTGAAGCTTTTCACTTAAGGCTTCCCGTAATTTTGGTATTTCCTCAGTAAATCCACCTAATTGAGTAATGAAAAAATATAAAACACCGGCTAAAAAAATGGTAATAGCTAATACACAAAGTATAGAAGCTATAATTCGGGGGACTTTTAATTTCTCCAGACGTATTGCCAGAGGCATCGTCAAAAAAGCTAAAAAAGCAGAAAATAAAAGGGGTGCAATTATTTGTTTTCCAACAACTAAAAGGTGCACGATCAATACTATACCAAATAATATGACTACAGCTCGAAGATAACCGGGTAATTTAATTTCCAAAATATCTTTTTTTTAAAAAGTTACGAACCTACTGCTTGCAGTATTGTCATCTCCAACAGTTACCATGATTTGATAAATACCGGGCGAAGCACTAACCGGCAATTTGATATCTTTAAAGTTTTCCCCTTCAGTGAAAATAATTGATTCGTCATAAACAATCTGACCCAACATATTTGAAATTCTTATATTCCCACTTGCAGATGGTTTATAAGTTGTTATGTTAACACTGAATGCACCATTTGAAGGATTCGGGAAAATGAAGATTATCGGTTTATAGGCATCCTCATCTTCACATATCTCATAACCGATAAAATCATTTTCAAGTTCAAAGAAATTAATTGCCATTTCCCAAAGCGCGCAAGGTCTGTTTTTTGCGAAATAAAACATATCATCAATATTTCTGTGCCAGCTGCTTATATCTTTTGGATAATTCCAGCGGTAAATATGGTGCTGCATTTCAGCTTTAATAGCTTCAGCTGCTTTTGTAATTTCATCAGACACTTTTTTGCTTGAAAAGGTAAAGCTTAGGTGATACGCCAAACGTTCGAGGAATCTACCTCTAAAAACTTCACTATTTAGCAACAATCTAAAAAGTTCAGTACTCCATTCCGGGTTAGGCCAATCAGGTCCGTCCAAAGCTGTTGCATGTTCTAAGCTGTTGAAGTGCACATCTTTGAAGGCATCATCATTATCAAAAAAGTACCACCTCCAAAGGCTGCCAACTTTATTTTCTCTCCAGTAGCGAACGTTGTTCCCGGGCCAGTCATACACACCAAAATAAAGTTTAGCAATGGTATAGTCAATATAATTATTTACATCCATCAGGGCTTCTGCATTCTTAAACTGACTTTCCGTAAAAATGGGATTTGAACGGAGGTAATCCAGCATTTGCAAATAGTGCTCATAGCTTCCTTCATTAACCAGTATGTTATTTTCTAAAATATCAAGATTGTCGGGGTCAGCATTTCTTCTGGCAGCTAAGTAGTTATTGTCGATTCTTTCTCTAATATTCACTATCCCCCAGTAAGCACCGTTTATAAAGAGGACAGCCGGTTGATATCGCATAAACTCCAAATCCAAATCTTTAACCAGCTCGTGAGTTACGGCATCTGCCAGCATAGTAGAACTAAAATCCTGCCCGGAGTTTCTTAAAATAAGCCTTCGAAAACTTTTAAGGGTATCGTCTTCAAAAAACTGATGTTCAAAAGTGTTTTTGCCATACAGATTTCTTGCGTAAAGTCTCAGGCTTTTGTGTGGTAGGGCTCTGCTCCCGAA
This genomic interval from Chitinophagaceae bacterium contains the following:
- a CDS encoding AI-2E family transporter → MLEIKLPGYLRAVVILFGIVLIVHLLVVGKQIIAPLLFSAFLAFLTMPLAIRLEKLKVPRIIASILCVLAITIFLAGVLYFFITQLGGFTEEIPKLREALSEKLQHLKSPIEEYIDLSSVSFSRVGIFDFIQENITVITGGIISTAGNLTVAFMIPVYLVLLLFYRDFLYEFLLKAFGEVDKPEKIRETVLKVRGVIFNYLSGMFFVILILFVLNSIALTLLGVENALLFAAFAAILNVIPFVGPLIGSIIPISYTFITHESLWIPFGVFLSFYVIQLMESNFFTPKIVGSKVSMNPLMTLLIIFIGALIWGFVGMILFIPLLAMLKIIFDQIDPLKPYGYLLGEPEKPAKVPSAGLFKKIGNFLKKD
- a CDS encoding T9SS C-terminal target domain-containing protein, giving the protein MKKYLLIFLLVFIQLLLVNSQLISDPIVINEFMASNSQTIADEDGDYEDWIEIFNKDSVAHNLAGYHLSDDLQQPLRWVFPDTLLPAGEFLLVFASGKDRTGNELHTNFRISASGEPLILSSPGGVTLDYIEPLELETDISYGRIPDGGNNFYFFSETTPGFSNYEGTKHFVPNAELQFSKPGGFYEEAFDLFIMSSDSLSVIYYTTDGSVPDTSSYIFDTGLNIKQSAELPYPDIIDIVTTTPNGPGGYAWIAPQNEGFKANVIRARAFRGDTAVTEIYTHSYFIDEKVFNRFNLPVISISLDENALFDVDSGIFVAGTTYAENPETGFHWGTGNFHNRGQEWERSANFEYFEKGFEKILNQEIGVRIHGFGSRALPHKSLRLYARNLYGKNTFEHQFFEDDTLKSFRRLILRNSGQDFSSTMLADAVTHELVKDLDLEFMRYQPAVLFINGAYWGIVNIRERIDNNYLAARRNADPDNLDILENNILVNEGSYEHYLQMLDYLRSNPIFTESQFKNAEALMDVNNYIDYTIAKLYFGVYDWPGNNVRYWRENKVGSLWRWYFFDNDDAFKDVHFNSLEHATALDGPDWPNPEWSTELFRLLLNSEVFRGRFLERLAYHLSFTFSSKKVSDEITKAAEAIKAEMQHHIYRWNYPKDISSWHRNIDDMFYFAKNRPCALWEMAINFFELENDFIGYEICEDEDAYKPIIFIFPNPSNGAFSVNITTYKPSASGNIRISNMLGQIVYDESIIFTEGENFKDIKLPVSASPGIYQIMVTVGDDNTASSRFVTF